From the Brachyspira intermedia PWS/A genome, the window AAGTTTATAACAGCATCTAAAGTGGCGTTTTTTACAGGTTCTTATGTTATATTCATACCATTTTTTTCTTGGCTAATATACAAAAAAAGACCTCATATTTCGGCATTTATAGCGGCAGTAATTACAGTTTTAGGTTTATATTTATTAAGTTCTTTTGAAGGCTTTTCTAGTATAGAGCTTGGAGATTTGCTTGCATTGCTTTGTGCTATTGTATTTGCTGTTCATTTAATGCTTATAGACAAAATGCTTGAGTATGTGGATGGTATTATAATGGCGGCATTACAGCTTATTATAGCAGGTATAGTATCTCTTTTTGTAGGGGCGATAACTTCCACTCCTTTTAATGTTAATGTTTCTAGTGAAGCTATTTATTCACTTATTTATTTGGCTATAGGAGCCACAGGAATAGCTTATTTACTTCAGACCGTATCACAAAAGTATGTAAATCCTAGTAAGGCAGGAATTATACTTAGTTTAGAGTCTTTTTTGGGTGCTTTGGGGGGAGTCATTTTTATGAAAGACCCTGTTACTATAAATTTTGTTATAGGCGGTATATGTATGATATCTGCCATATTTATATGTGAGATAGGAAGTAGTGTAAAAAAAGAATCATAAATTAATTTTAATTATTGGTTAAAGAATTTTTATATTTTTTACAAAGTCAATTTAGTAATTATAAAAAGCAAATAAATATTAGTTGCTATATCAGTATTTAAACTATATTAATAAGAAGTATTGTATATGGAATTATTTTATGGTCTGTTTTTAATTATATATTTCAAATTTGTTTTAATTTCAGATTTTATATAAGTATAAAAAATGTATGGTATATTTAAATAACGATAAAATTGTGTTGGCATATATATTAAAATCAATTATTTTTAATAAAAATTATACTTAGACATAGTATGGGTTTGCAAAATTCTAATTTATGTATTAAAATATATAGATAGAATTTTATTTTTTAAGAGGTTTTTATTATGGCATCATTTATGGATAATTTAAAAGAAAAAGCAAAATCTAATCCAAAAACTATAGTATTAGCAGAAGGATATGATGAAAGACATGTTAAGGCTGCTGTTATACTAAAAAAAGAACAGTTAGTTAAAGGACTTGTATTGGTAGGAGATACTGCTAAAATACAAGGTTTAGCTAAAGAAAACGATTTAAACTTAGATGATGGTTTTGTCA encodes:
- a CDS encoding DMT family transporter, which translates into the protein MANKERLGTIGIFLTALIWGYSFVAVKVVVKEIEPFYLVGIRNLAGGIFLSLVFFKRIKNISKKDIIFSAPVGIALFLGFFLQTMSSKFITASKVAFFTGSYVIFIPFFSWLIYKKRPHISAFIAAVITVLGLYLLSSFEGFSSIELGDLLALLCAIVFAVHLMLIDKMLEYVDGIIMAALQLIIAGIVSLFVGAITSTPFNVNVSSEAIYSLIYLAIGATGIAYLLQTVSQKYVNPSKAGIILSLESFLGALGGVIFMKDPVTINFVIGGICMISAIFICEIGSSVKKES